CTTGCCAGTATTGTATTGTCACTGTGGGTGAGGGTAGTGGGAAGCAGGCAGTCGTGCTGCAGGGTTTTATTATTTCTGGCTGGGAAAGGTGCCCATTTGCCACAATGGCTTCTTTAGTTTTTCACGCCTTCTTTTCCCAGTTTCAAGCCTTGTGACATAGTGCTTATCATGGGCAGGTTCAGCTGTGCTCTCTGCAGGAAGCTGCTTTTGCAGGTTGGGCATACTGTGCCTTGCATGAATGGGTACACATTTGGACCGAGTTTAAATCACTGAGCTGCAGCAAAGGTAGTCAACTCCTTCAGCAGCACCAGGGAGAGGGTTTTGAGGCAGCTGCCTTTGCAAAAACATTGTGAAACTATGTAGGAAAACAAGTTTTGCTATAACTAGGTGGAGGAACTTCAGGATTTTCTTTAACAGAGAGGGCTGTAACCTCTCCCAGACGTTTCCTGCTCCCTCTGAAAACAGTGATAAATCCAGGTACCTTCCATTCTGCCAGCAGTATTTACTAGCATTCTGCATCAGTGATTCCTGAAGCTTGAACAAACCTTACGCGTGCTACACACAAACACTGGAATCCAAATATCTCTGCTTATTCTGGCAGTACTATCTAGGATGTCTTTTCACTGCGTTTGCAGAACCAGGAGTCCGCCGGAGTGTGCTGTGACACTGAGTAAGCCAGATGTATTACTGCCATTCCAGTACTACAAGAGccagggaagaggcagcagcagcagctattACGGGACTGGAAGAGAGCCTGGATATTGACAACTTGTACTTGGAAGGAATCAGTGTGTTGCCAATTTTTTGATATAATGAGGTTCAGCTCAAAAAGTTTGGAGCCAACCTACAGTCAGCAAGTGACAGGGCAAGCAAGGCACAGCAATTAAAATGGGTCTTTTGAGCTCTGTGTTCAGTAGGTAAAACTTGACACAGAAGTAGAAGTTGTGAAACCCAGTATTAAGTTCAGGTaaagctgctgtgtttgtgGAGCTGGTAAGTACTATAAAGGTATTGCTTCAGTATCTCAGAACATCTAGACGGCAAGTAGTGGAAAAGCTTAATTATTCTTCTTTATAGACAAAACATTTGACTTACAAGAGAACATTTTATCACCACCTTGcagtctctgctttcctctccccctgccctcatACTGCTCACAGGGTAGAATTCTTCTCATCTTGTTTTTAGATGCCTGCACTAGGATGAAACATGCCCTATAAAAGCTGAAGTAAGCTAGCTCAGATGCTGACATTTCAATTTAATGAGATAAAATTCATCCAGGGAGTCTGTTGCTTACTATGGAGTATGGTTGAGCAAAGcaggtttttctgtttatgcTACCAAGAGTACACTCTCATGTCCTGTTCTTCTGTGTTGTGCAGGACCTGGGTTCTCCAACGATAGAAGAACAAGTTCATCAGCCTACAATAGATGATGAGACTGTGCTTATTGTTCCTTCTTCCCATAGTTTTATCCAGACAACGGATGATATAGACAGCGAATCAGTCTTGCCCCTGACAACTCTAACAGGTACAACAGTCCCTTCATATTGTTGATGTTGGAGCTAGGATTCATTCAAGCAGTATGGCACTTCTGAGTTCCTGTAAACACTTTACAGATCCTTGCTTTCTCTTAAATAATTCTCCATGTCATTGCCGTGAAACTTCAAGCAAGTTGGTTACCCCACTTGTATCAGTGGAAGAAAGTCCCACTTAACCTTGTGGGAAAAGCATTAGAACAGCAGCTGCATCATCATGTGCTGAGCTGTTTCCATTGAGCCTTGAATTAGTACACATAGGCTAATAAGTAACTCTCTCTTTAGTGTGCGTTTCCCAATGCCTGGTGCTTGaatgaaatctgtttcttatttGAGAGAAGACCAGAGGCATCAGAAATGCACGTGATGCCTCTCATGGTGAGGGGCTGGGCTATTTGGGggtgtgtttgcacagcactCACCTGGAAGGGCTTGCTAGCTTGTGCCACGCTTCCCAATGCCAAAAGTCATCTCAGACTTCGAAGCAGCACAGATACATTCTCCCGCTGCTGCACCTAACAAATACTCCTTTCCAGAGGAAGGATCTCCTTGCAGAGCCATCAGAGGGTCAGCACTAGGCCTGATACAGTAATACCTGATGAATCCAAATGTGAGTCACACCGGTTGCATCCATATTAGTCATAGCTTACCTTGAAACTAGAAATGGAGAACTGACTAGTTTCAGTTGAGTGACATTGCTTAAAATGGTTAAAATGCCAGTCTGCATTTTCTGTCTCATAAGTGTGTACTTTGTATCTTGTTACAATGGCACAGTAAGTAATAGTTGTAATGTACTGTGTCTCTTGACAGATCCTATCCTACAGCATCATGGAGATGGGTCACACATTATTGGCTCATCGTTGGGCAGTCCTGACTCAGAAGATTCAAAGGATGTTGAAGATTTAGTGAGCTGTCACTGAGAAGCAGTAATCGTGTCCATTTTCTATTGACCATGTTTGCATTGTGAAATTAGTTACAACCCTGTGCCACATTTCCAAAGAAAGCAGTCAGTCTGTATCTTTAAACAGAAGCTTCCAGTTTGAAATGACTACAGTGCACTTTCTCTGCTCAGGCTATTTACCTCATTTGTAAAGGGTTACAGAGCAGCCAAGCGAAGCCTGATGTACTACGTCTCAGCCGGGGTGTTTCAGTGTTCTAAAGAACCTCTGTTGCAGTGCTCACTGCTAGGATCCACGTGGTCAATTCTGATCTGAGTTGTTACTGGTGTGCTGAACTGCACATCTGGAAAACCGGACAGAAGTCACGGATTGTGGACTGTAGCCTCTTAGTGCCGCAGCAAGAATTAGTTTGCACATGTTTCATGAAGAATGGGTGAGGATTTCTGCACTTACTGACTCTTGTAATACATGGAGTAAGAGACTGTTacatttcaggaagaaatttaTTCCATCAAAGACTTCAGGGAGCATGGCCAGCGTCACGAAGAAATGGTCTGTATTCCCATCTCATCTGGCTTGTTAGTACGTCTACGGCATAGGAAGAAGACACAGATGCTTACGGGACTTGCCTGGTCTGCTCGTTCCTGAGGAGTCCGTTGCTGGCAACGGACAGAGCTCGGAAAGATCACTTgtggaaaatctttttttctttctttcttttccttcatcacTACAGCAAGCTGAATAAAAAGGGAAGGGCTATGAGAAAGGGAAGCTACTGGGACCCACCAGCCTCCCCCCACAAGCTTGTAACTTCTTTGAAGATTGTTGTGAGTAGGCTGGAACATTTGTCTCTCTCGCTGTTTACATGACACTACCAGCCACCTCTCCAGAGGTGATTTATGCAGCAAGTTAGTAGGTGGGGAGTGGTGTGGAGGTGGCGAAGTCTTGGAGAAATAGCTCTGTGAGAATTTGGGCATAGGGCCCCGAGGCAAAGGAAGCCAATTAATTCCTACATTCAAGGGTTTGAAACAGACACTaggctgagcagcagcctgtTAGCTAGGGATCGAGAGAAAAAGCTATAGAAACTAAAGACTCatgtataaattattttatttatttctgtaattagcTGTTCATAATCAAGAGTTGGTCTTTTTCAGTCTGTGGTTTTgttaatgtgaaaaataagttGTAGTTTCAAATGGTTGCCTAGGGAACAGAAATAATTGTATATTCAGTTTAAACGAAATAAAGAGTATTTGTCTTACGTAACTGTAAGATGCCATTTATTTATACTGCTACAGATCCTTGCAATGCTGCAGTTTATTTgtacagtaataaaaaattgcagttttttccaaaatgaaaaagcttgtgcCATTCTGAAACATCAGTACAACTGGAATGTACATTAAGTGCAACAGTagctcttcaaaaaaaaagcagaatgtcACGTCTTATGGCAATAATTCTCCCCAACAAGAGGGACATTACATATACATTTACATGAAAATCATGTACTGATTTATCCTTGCACAACCCACTTCTTTCCTCTCAGGCTGATTGTCCTCACTTAAATGTCTCGAATAGAGCTGAGAGCTGAGCTGAAAGCAGTCTGACACAGTAGCATCATCGCCGAGTATTCCCAATGTCCATCATTTACCCACTTCATGGAAGTACAGGTTGGCACATATACATAACATGacaatagaaaataatatatagTAAATTAGGTTCCTAAATTTAGGTTCCAGGTCTCCTTGTCGATACCAGTATATCTAGAAGAGAGAAGGAGTTTGTATTACTTTACAATGCCAGGTACTTCTGAGGAAGCTTTCTATGGTAACTGAACTGGCAACTtctagacctttttttttttttcctgtaaaaccACCCAGCTTCATCTGACTCGAGAAGACTAGGTATAGAGTCCAGCTAATTTTCTTAACAATTAAGAAATACCACTTGTTTTCTTAGCGTGCTTATGAAATACACAAACAAGAATTTGGCAAGGTGTTTCTCCCCaaaaaaaggctgtttgtttgtttgtgaaaCTAGGGTGCCAGGTTAGCTATGAAGACATGGGTTGTCTTGTCAGCTTTGTTGACGttgggtggtttgtttttttttttttaacactcaAACCTGGCTACACCCTGGTTGATGAGGACAAACGTCAGGTTTTGCACTTCACAGCCTGTCTTGGGCAGAGTCACGGCTACCAGCCGTAGAACCAGAAACTGGTACTGACCAGGCAACGCAGAGCAACTTCCCAGCAGTGAGGGGCAGGGGCTCAGCACCACGACCATTCTGGGTCACAGCCGGACAAAGGAGAATGCTCCAAGTGTGAAAAGctacagcagaggaaggagctactgatgtccctgcccatggcaggggggatAAACCAGAAGACctctgaaggtcccttccaacccaaaccattctatgattctatgaactcTGACCTATCGGTTCCCTTTGCCAACGCTTGGGACCATCTCTCTTGGGATGCTGCAACTGCTGAGTAGAGGAACATCGGCTACTACCCCGATGAAATGCCACCTGCTGCTGTAGCTTCCTGCCACTGTAACTCAGCCCCTGTGCCTGAAAGGTCACCGACTTCTGCAAGTGCCTGGCTGGCCCCACCACTTTGCGTTCACGCGTTCTGCTCCACCCCTAGTCTTCTGCAGCACGGTCCATCTCTGCATTCCCATCTCACTGCTCTGCTCCCCGGTTTCCTACTTTATGTCTCCACTGGCAGCTACAGGTGGCATTGTCACAGAGGTGACAAGTTGTGCATCACAGCTGGTCTGCAGAAGTTGGCTTAGTTCACACACTTACTCTGCAGCAAATACAGAACTGATTACTGCTCTTTCATTGTCAACTTGTTTTATGGAGGCAGGAAAGCTTTTCTAGGAGAGCGTAAAAAAAGAAGGCGGCACGGcataaagcagattttattcaaatttcATCCTCAGTCATAGACTCAAAAGCTTGCATGGCAAACATGGCGGTACTTACAAGTATGCCAGCAGAAATGCAACACAAGGagatgcagaaagcaaaaaatatattcacagGTTTTGGAGGTAGTTGCGGGAAGACAAAAGCGCTGATTAGAGTGACCTGtatggaggaaaacaaagatgaagacTTTGCTCTCGCCTGCCGTCAGAGCTGCAGTGAGAAGAGGTGCGTACCACAGTGCTCGCTTCCAGCTCTGCACGCCCCTCCCTGCTCTTTAACTCCCACCCCGTGACGAGCTGGAGGGAAATGGAAAATTCTGGAGGAAAATCGCTTTGATGCAACTGCAGACTTagaggggtgaaaaaaaaaaatgatgaaagctTTGCTACTCTGGCTTGCTGCTGGAAACCATCCTCCAAGTACCCATAAAGCCAGCCAGCACGGGGGTGCACGCTGCCCGTGTAGGAGCATCCCTTCAGCCAAGCTTTCCACCAGCTGGCACCTTGGCTCtccttgctgcctccctgcaccTCGACTCACAAACGCTGCTGCCGCCACGGACCGCAGAACTGACGCTCTCCAGTCACGATGGCATTGGGTTTGCCTTTTAAAGCTTGGGGAAAACATAACTCCAGACAAAGTGACAAACTTTGGAAAAACTCCTATAAGCCATAAATAGAGGGAAATAAATCATAAATAGAAGGAAATAGAGAGAAGCAAACACGTTCTCCTCGGTCATAAGCACTTTGTCATCTCACCCAGCCTCACGTTCAGCCAGGATGGACAATCTGCCCATGGACTTGGGGCTTTTTATTGCACCGCCAGATCTTACAAGGCTTGAAGAAAGGTATTCTTCTCCTGTTGTTAAAGAGTTTCAAAAGACAGGTGTGCCCCAAAGTGACTACCTGGGCCCCAAACTACAGCCTGTTCAGTCAGTGAAGTTTCGCCACCCATTTTGGGGAGGAACTCTGGTTTTCACCCCATCACCTAAGGGAGGCACAAAACGCGGGACGGGATGGGGGGATACTTACTACAAGCAGCAAGGACGTTAAGCCGCCAACAACTAGATTGATGACTCTGtcctgaagaaaagagaggacAGTTACACACACGctttgccaaaaaaaaccccataaaacaGACAGGTAACCAACAACACCGAGAGCACCGCATCAGCCAGGACCCACGTTATCCCCAGCACACCCAGCAGCACCATCGAGGCTCCCTAGTCAGCTCTGCCATGCAGGGAGGTTTCCCTTCCTCCAACTCCATCGACCTCAGGGAGGTTGTCCTGGCCAAGTCCTTGTGCAGCAGGTTTGCTCATTTGCAATTGGCTTCTTCGCTATGTCCGAATCGATTACAGTTGTgcaaatcctttttaaaaatttttaaaaagtgggaGTGCACAGACAGAGGTGGtcaaaaaaagcttattttagcCTCAGTGCCTGAGAATGAATAGCTTGATAGTGTCTTAGGTGGGAATTTCTGGGCTGCTGGCAAGGAGATGAAGTGTTCCCCGCACCCCAAATGTTCCCCCCTAACACCAGCAGACCTGAACAGTCCTCAGAGTGGCCCTGCTTGGACAGAcacttcttgctgctgctccccatcAGTATAAAACACTTGGCTGGGAGGAGACAACCTTTTTGCACCTGGGAAGAGGTATCCCTCGGTGCCAGCATCGCGATCCCACCCCAGATGGCATGGGGACAGGGACCGGCAGTGACACCGGGCTGCGTGACTGCAGGCTCAGAGGAGCGCCCAGGGCAGGACCCCGTACTGATGCACTCGCTGGAGTAAGAAATGACTTGATGCAAAACGAGAACATTCCCATCCCTGCCGGGATACCTGCCTCCTCCCTTTCTTCATGGTGCTGCCCTGAGTATAAACATCTATCGCCAAAGTCAGACTGGGTTGCACGCAGTCAGGTGTAACACCCCAGACGGCTGGCTCCCCAAATAAAATGGTAGAAGAACAGCTACAGCTGAACAGAcgtgcagagagaaaaaatgcagaacttcAATTAATTATACTGCGAGTCGTTAGATAGGTACAGTTAAAGGAAAGTGAGAAAAGAGTTTGAGCAGTGAAAGTGTCTTGCCCAAGACATCCcagccagcaggcagggcaaCCCAGGTTGCCCTCCACCTGGTCTTGCACCCTTCTTCCCTCCTAGCATTACATTTTGGAAAACGATTTGTAGAGGGAGAAGCCCCAGGTCATGAAGAAGTAACGCATGGCAGcagcggggcaggaggagaaagcagagagcaaagcaTGCTCTTGCAGGAGAGCACCAGCCCTGACCTAAGGCTTGGTGGAGCTCGGGTGCCCGAGCTTGCGGTTCAGTAACAGGCGAATGCTGTGCTCTGGTCGTGTTCGTCCCCAAGGGAAAGGACCACAGCAAGCAGACTCTTTAAAACCTCTTCTATTAGTCCCCAGCTCCTCTATGTAACACCAGACCATTTACGCTCCCACAGCTCAGAGGCCCCAAGCCATGgcggtggctgcagcagtgggaagTGACCCACCTCCATCGGAAATCGTCACCAACACCCCCTGCGCAAGGTCCTCGCCAGCCAGGCACAAACCCCTTCTCCTCACCCATGTTTCTGCACGCGGTGTCAGCGATACAACAGCAGCCTCTGGGAGCCATCTATGAGGTACCCACCACCGACCCTAAAAAATGAGCTAACAGAAATAACTCCAGGCAAATAACAGAAGCAACAGGGCGAAACGCAAGCATGCTACCTCCACGACAGCCCATCACAACAGCTCAGCTGGGCTCCTCCACCtaagctaaaataaattaagaactCAAAGCTAATTTTAATCTAGATGGTACGCGGAGGGGCTCCTACCCCCAAAAGCAACTCCGACATCAGGAGAGGACAGCAGTTTTGCTCTGCCCTTGCCCTGCAGACCCGGCTGAGCCCACCAAGGCGATTTTACAGAGGAGGACCAGAGTTTGCATTCAGGCTCGGCTCCCCAGGGACAAAAGGAGTGGCAGGAGGTGAGCAGCTGGATCCCTTCTCCCTTTGTGCCATGGGGAGATGGGGTTTGaacagcagaggaaggggagggaaagccGAGGAGCCGGCTGCAGAGCAGCGGTGGGTCGCCATCCCACAGCTAAGCCGGTGAGCGCACagtcccagccagctctccGCAGAGAGGCTCGGAGGGATGGACACACAGTCGCATACCTACAGACAGGACACACCATCCAGAAACTCACCATGATTAGGTTTCTCCTAATTAACTAGAGACTTGGAGGGTGACAATTTTAAGATGGGGAGAATTCACCTGTTTTGCCAGGACAGAGATTGGTCTACCAGGAGAAAACGAGGGGGTCCGACTCAGCGGTGACGGCGGagcatttctctctgcttgttTTACGGGGTGCAGGAGAGAGCGTCCCCCCGGCACAGGGACTTCTCATCTCATGCCACCGAGTGATGGACATTGTGGCGACAGCCGGATCGGGTACGGATGCCGGCAGCAGAGCGGCTTTGCCACGTGGCAGCCAGTCCCTGCAGGTCAGGGCATCCCCTTCCCCACGGTTAAACCCGCGGTCGCTAAAATTTTCCAAATGCGCTGCCGGCAGAAGGTGGTATTTCAGGATCCAGGGATTAGAGCCACTGATCCTGAAATCCCAGGCTTGGCAAAGCAGCGAGAGGCTGTATTCCCTGGTGCCCGCTGACACTTCAGCCCCAGGCAGCTTAGCACAgcaaaaaggttaaaaatacaCAAGCAGAGGCCAAGACGGCTAAAGGGATTGGGGATGATGGAGCCTTTCACCTCCGCGCCATGTCCGAGCgcgcagcccagcccaggcagaCACTCGTGGATACCAGGCACGCAGAAACAGGCTGTGACGAGTCGTGTGCCCTACAAGCCATGTCAcccagccagcacagccagctcttGCAACCACTACAGCTGATTCAGGGAGGATTTTT
Above is a genomic segment from Gymnogyps californianus isolate 813 chromosome 1, ASM1813914v2, whole genome shotgun sequence containing:
- the TMEM243 gene encoding transmembrane protein 243, with translation MEGFAARSYGTGGPDNRPLFGETSARDRVINLVVGGLTSLLLVVTLISAFVFPQLPPKPVNIFFAFCISLCCISAGILIYWYRQGDLEPKFRNLIYYILFSIVMLCICANLYFHEVGK